The Achromobacter deleyi region GAGCTTGAATTCCATGATGTTGTCCGCTATATGCCTGGTCGTTCGTTGTCGTGATTTGCCACGCGCCGATTTACTGCGCTTCGATCTTGGCGGCCTTGACCAGCGCGCCGTACTTCTTGGTCTCTTCGGCCTGATAGGCCACCGGGTCCAGGCCCGGCTTGGACAGCACGCCGCCGGCTTCCTGCATCTTGGCGCGGAACTGCTCCGACTTCAGCGTGTCGGCAAGCGCGGTCCGCAACTTGGCGGCCACCGGTTCCGGCAGGCCGGCGGGGCCATACAACGCGAACCAGACGCTGATGTCCACGGACTCGAAGCCCGGGGTCTCGGCCAGCGCGGGCAGGTCCGGCGCCACCGGCGAACGGGTCTTTTCCGTCACGCCCAGGGCCACGATCTTGTCGCCGCGCACTTGCGGCAGCCCCGAGGACAGCACCAGCATGCCGTAATCCAGCTGGCCGCTCATCAGGTCGGTCACCAGCGGCGCCACGCCGCGATAGGGCACGTGCTCGGCCCGCGTGCCGGTGGACTGGTTGATCATCTCGCCAGCCAGGTGCAGGGTCGTGCCCACGCCCGACGAGCCATAGTTGAAGCTGCCCGGTGCGGAGGCGCGCAGCTTCTGCAGGTACTCGGCGGCAGTCTTCACGCCCGAGTTCTTGCTGGCGGCCAGCAGCATGGGCTGCGAGGCGATCACGCCCAGCGCCGAGAAATCCTTCACGCTGTCGTACTTCACCGCGCTGTTGATCATGCGGGCGATCACCATTTCGTTGGTCGAGCCCAGCAACAGCGTATAGCCGTCCGGCGCGGCGCGCGCCACGCGCTGCGCGCCGATCGTGCCGCCGGCGCCGCCTACGTTCTCCACCACGACGCTCTGGCCCATGCGCTTTGCCAGCTCTTCGCCGAACAGGCGCGCGGTCAGGTCCACGCTGCCGCCGGCCGGATAGCCCACCACCAGCGAAATGGCGCGCTCGGGATAATCGGCGAACGCCGACGGGGCCGCGGCCAGCGCGGAAGTTGCACAGAGCGCGACCAGCGCGCGGCGCAGCGGATGCAATACGGACTTCATTACTTTCTCCCTGGGGTGCTGTGGCGGACGGCGGCGCCGTCTCATTTGAGGTTTCGGGAGCTATTCTCCGGCCCGGAGTAGGGGCATTACGTGCCAAGTCGGCACATTCCGGTGCTGATTACGTTCGGCGTTCCCGGCTTGTCCCGCGCGCCTATGCCTTCCGGCTGGCGGTGGCTTCCCAGGCGGCCTCGGCCAGGTCCGTCAGCCTGGCCCGCGACCGGTACAGGCGCACCTCGAAGGTGATCTCGTCGCTGCGCCCGCCCAGCGCGGTCAGCGCCCCCCGGCGGCAATCCGCCGCAACCATCGACCAGGGCAGCCAGGCCACGCCCAGCCCCTTGGCGACGGCGCCATGCGCGGCATCCAGCGAATCGCTGCGCAGGAAAGGCGTGAACGCATACGGCGTGTTCTCAAGGCGGTCGCCCACGATGCGTTCCATCGCAAGCCCCCCCGCATAGGTAATCAGCGGCGCGGGATGGCCGCCCTCTTCCAGCGCATGGCGCGCGCGCCCCCGCGAATCCGCCTGGCTGACCGGCACCAGCTTGTCGGTGCCCAGCGTCATGTAGCGATAGCGTCCCGGACTGAGCTGCACCGACAGCGCCGGATGCTCGTAGCAACACAGCAAATCCACCTTGCCCTGCTCCAGCCTGGCCGCCATGTCCTGCATCATGCCGGTGGACAGTTCGACCTGCGTGCCCTCGGTCAGCACCTTGGGCGCGCGATGGCGCAGCCTGGCGATCCAGTCCGCCACCAGGGTGCGCGCCAGGCTGCGGCCCGTGGCAATGCGCAGGACGGCCTCGCCGCCCGCGCCCGAACTGCGGATGCGATGGCGCACCAGCCCCATCTGCTCCACCACCTGCGCCGCCGTCTTCAACAAGGCCTCGCCTTCGACCGTCAGCGTCACGGGCAGGCGCTGGCGTTCCACCAGCGGCGCGCCCGCCCACGCTTCCAGCGCGCGGATGCGCCGGCCGAACGCGGGATGCGTCACGTGGCGCAGTTCGGCCGCGCGCACGAAACTGCCGGTCTGCGCCAGCGCAATCAGGTCTTCGAGGAGTTTCAGGTCCGCCATGGATGACAAGCTTACGGCATGGAGCAAGCGCCGTGCGGCTCAGGCCGCCGCCTGCCCGGCAGGCCGGGTCAGGATGTGTTCGATAACCTGCGCCGTCCTGCGGTAATGCGCGGCCAGCATCGCGGCCGCGCGGTCCGCGTCGCGCGAGATCGCCGCCTGCAGCAATTGGCGGTGCTCGTCATCGACGTTGCGCTCCGGGCCGCAGGCCATGGCGTCGGCCCGCGCGGGCCGGCGGTAGCGTTCCGTCTGCGCGTACAGCTGCGCGGAAAGGTCCAGCAGCCAGGGCGAACGGCAGGCGCCGATCAGCGCATGGTGAAAGTCCTGGTGCCGCGCCTCCAGTGTTTCCTCACGCTCCTGGTCCAGGACCGGCGCCTCGTCCGCGCGCCGGGCTGCCAGCGCCAGGGCATGGAATGCTCCGA contains the following coding sequences:
- a CDS encoding LysR family transcriptional regulator, whose product is MADLKLLEDLIALAQTGSFVRAAELRHVTHPAFGRRIRALEAWAGAPLVERQRLPVTLTVEGEALLKTAAQVVEQMGLVRHRIRSSGAGGEAVLRIATGRSLARTLVADWIARLRHRAPKVLTEGTQVELSTGMMQDMAARLEQGKVDLLCCYEHPALSVQLSPGRYRYMTLGTDKLVPVSQADSRGRARHALEEGGHPAPLITYAGGLAMERIVGDRLENTPYAFTPFLRSDSLDAAHGAVAKGLGVAWLPWSMVAADCRRGALTALGGRSDEITFEVRLYRSRARLTDLAEAAWEATASRKA
- a CDS encoding GntR family transcriptional regulator; this encodes MKPRIKALREDPGADGGAEVEDITLSEQIYRQLRRDIMRGAFAPGQSLRLELLKQRYGGSFSPIREALNRLRSERMVLTTTSRGFRIAPLSIEEMRDACETRILIDCDALRRSLANADDAWEARLVGAFHALALAARRADEAPVLDQEREETLEARHQDFHHALIGACRSPWLLDLSAQLYAQTERYRRPARADAMACGPERNVDDEHRQLLQAAISRDADRAAAMLAAHYRRTAQVIEHILTRPAGQAAA
- a CDS encoding Bug family tripartite tricarboxylate transporter substrate binding protein, which produces MKSVLHPLRRALVALCATSALAAAPSAFADYPERAISLVVGYPAGGSVDLTARLFGEELAKRMGQSVVVENVGGAGGTIGAQRVARAAPDGYTLLLGSTNEMVIARMINSAVKYDSVKDFSALGVIASQPMLLAASKNSGVKTAAEYLQKLRASAPGSFNYGSSGVGTTLHLAGEMINQSTGTRAEHVPYRGVAPLVTDLMSGQLDYGMLVLSSGLPQVRGDKIVALGVTEKTRSPVAPDLPALAETPGFESVDISVWFALYGPAGLPEPVAAKLRTALADTLKSEQFRAKMQEAGGVLSKPGLDPVAYQAEETKKYGALVKAAKIEAQ